One window from the genome of Paraneptunicella aestuarii encodes:
- a CDS encoding iron ABC transporter permease: protein MTRAVLVMLLLLGAGFAGYLFTHPQVADPILQTTMMSSIWLPTAFMAVLTGALFANSGLLIQTTLDNDFASPSTIGIASGALLGAVLVRMLMPEASLYMVWLGAFSGASGLSFLVLAVSRLIGGGKLPVILIGMALGLGAGAIASLFLIYFEHQTDGLFIWGSGQVLQTSSEVITQTALPMLVLLLASLLVLPKLSLFVLGDVQARSLGLAVNRWRWLILFLAIAQASMATALVGMIGFVGLMAPHLARYVVLYTRQTTGNRQQIASHTMQPHWFFTLIIGALLVLFAEWCSRSLLFLGYRLPTGAFTALLGAPFFILLLLHRNGRALADTESQSIGIKPLFSARPTLTLTSLLTLLIVSIGYWLPEQQHFDGSLAWTQQRILLAGLAGFGLASAGALLQTLFRNPMASPDISGVSATSVLFIACLLVIFPAANQWLLSLASLAGATLVVFLLSRGLKYQLSVSQVALIGITITAFAGTATHILLTFGSSTASVTLMWLTGTTYAASMTQLIPLALVLLIGLIAVLPYLRDLDILPLGETIPGALGIPVVKRNRWLLSIAAIVTAICVACVGSISFIGLLAPHCARLLGLYRHSQLLPAAGLTGAILLIWADGLGRTLFAPNEVAAGLVVSMLGSLYFLFLLLIGYRKHHDRIA, encoded by the coding sequence ATGACACGCGCCGTGCTTGTTATGTTATTGCTGCTAGGGGCAGGCTTTGCAGGCTACTTGTTTACTCATCCTCAAGTTGCCGATCCAATATTACAAACCACCATGATGTCTTCTATCTGGCTACCAACGGCCTTCATGGCTGTGCTAACCGGGGCGCTATTCGCTAATTCTGGCTTATTAATTCAAACCACACTGGATAACGACTTCGCATCGCCTTCTACCATTGGTATCGCTTCCGGAGCATTACTGGGTGCAGTTCTGGTACGTATGTTAATGCCTGAAGCCAGCTTGTATATGGTCTGGTTAGGCGCATTTAGCGGCGCATCAGGGCTGTCATTTCTGGTATTGGCCGTAAGTCGATTAATCGGCGGCGGCAAATTGCCCGTCATATTAATAGGCATGGCATTAGGTTTGGGTGCAGGCGCGATTGCTTCGCTATTTTTAATTTACTTTGAACATCAAACCGACGGCTTATTTATTTGGGGTAGTGGTCAGGTACTACAAACCTCTTCAGAAGTCATAACCCAAACTGCTTTGCCCATGCTTGTGCTGCTATTGGCTAGCCTGTTAGTGCTACCCAAGCTGAGCCTTTTTGTGTTGGGTGATGTGCAGGCGCGTAGTTTGGGGTTAGCCGTAAACCGTTGGCGCTGGCTCATCTTGTTTTTAGCTATTGCTCAAGCTTCAATGGCAACCGCTCTGGTGGGCATGATTGGCTTTGTTGGCCTTATGGCTCCTCATCTGGCTCGTTATGTTGTGCTTTATACTCGGCAAACAACCGGAAATCGCCAACAAATTGCCAGCCATACCATGCAGCCACACTGGTTCTTCACTTTGATTATTGGTGCATTATTGGTGCTCTTTGCCGAGTGGTGTTCCCGAAGCCTGCTGTTTCTTGGCTATCGACTGCCCACTGGCGCGTTCACTGCATTGCTCGGTGCGCCATTTTTTATTCTATTGCTGTTACATCGTAATGGCAGAGCTCTGGCGGATACCGAAAGCCAAAGTATCGGCATTAAGCCGCTATTTTCAGCTCGCCCTACTCTCACCTTAACCAGCTTGTTAACCTTGTTGATTGTGAGTATTGGATATTGGCTTCCGGAGCAGCAACACTTTGATGGCAGCTTGGCGTGGACACAGCAACGTATCTTGCTGGCTGGCCTTGCCGGATTTGGCCTGGCGAGTGCGGGAGCTTTGCTACAAACGCTATTTCGTAACCCTATGGCAAGCCCGGATATCTCCGGTGTGAGTGCGACATCGGTGCTGTTTATTGCTTGCCTTCTGGTGATATTTCCTGCCGCTAACCAATGGCTATTAAGCCTGGCTTCACTGGCTGGTGCAACATTGGTTGTGTTCCTGCTATCTCGCGGCTTGAAGTATCAATTAAGTGTGTCCCAAGTAGCACTTATCGGGATCACCATTACCGCCTTTGCGGGAACCGCAACGCACATATTACTCACCTTTGGCAGTAGCACCGCATCGGTAACCCTGATGTGGCTGACGGGTACGACTTACGCCGCCTCAATGACTCAGTTAATCCCATTAGCACTGGTGTTATTAATTGGCCTTATTGCCGTTCTGCCCTACTTGCGAGATCTGGACATTCTTCCCCTCGGAGAAACCATTCCTGGCGCATTAGGTATTCCAGTAGTGAAGCGCAATCGTTGGCTATTAAGCATTGCAGCTATTGTCACGGCCATTTGTGTTGCCTGTGTTGGTTCCATCAGTTTTATTGGCTTGTTGGCTCCTCACTGCGCCCGCTTACTTGGCCTATATCGTCATAGCCAACTTCTACCTGCAGCAGGGCTTACAGGCGCAATCCTGCTGATTTGGGCTGATGGCCTCGGACGTACTCTTTTTGCTCCTAACGAAGTCGCTGCCGGATTAGTGGTTTCCATGCTGGGCAGCCTGTATTTCCTTTTCTTGCTTTTAATCGGATATCGAAAACACCATGACAGAATTGCTTAA
- a CDS encoding lysine N(6)-hydroxylase/L-ornithine N(5)-oxygenase family protein, with the protein MSTHQPLDLIGVGIGPFNLSIAALSATKPQLSSLFFEKKEKFAWHPGLLLKDSKMQTSFLKDLVTGVDPTSPYSFLNYLVNQHKLHPFMASGQSVISRLEFSDYMAWAAHQMPNTRFNSAVESIRYQDGLFVVTSQGQQYRSQHLVMGTGIQPYVPKCAESFLSATCFHASQLALHKPDLTGKRVAIIGGGQTGADVFQHVFDKSFGTPEQISWISRRPNIESLDEGCFTDEYFMPDYVNGFYHLDQNHKDREVSRQKLTSDGITTDCLQGIYQRLYHDKYVLKNPQWWTIQPHRTLVEMDMNQSIASASNNSGYRLQLTHGLTGESSLVEADVVILCTGFKRALPRCLASLLPQIETDASGQAILSEDFCANWQGSDNNRIYMVNAGTRSHGIAEPQLSLAAWRAAKIINHICGEQVYDISEDNHILDWGMMDKAMHQADSGRMSAIA; encoded by the coding sequence ATGAGCACTCATCAACCATTAGATCTGATTGGCGTGGGCATAGGCCCATTCAACTTAAGTATTGCGGCGTTGTCTGCAACTAAACCGCAACTGTCTTCGCTCTTCTTTGAAAAGAAAGAAAAGTTTGCCTGGCATCCTGGGCTGCTTTTGAAAGATTCTAAAATGCAGACCTCATTCCTAAAGGATTTAGTGACAGGTGTAGACCCAACCAGCCCATACAGTTTTTTAAACTATCTGGTTAATCAACATAAACTGCATCCTTTTATGGCGTCGGGGCAGTCTGTTATTTCGCGCTTGGAATTCTCCGATTACATGGCATGGGCGGCACATCAAATGCCAAATACTCGTTTTAACAGCGCCGTGGAATCTATTCGTTATCAAGATGGTTTATTTGTGGTTACCAGCCAAGGGCAGCAATATCGCAGCCAGCACTTGGTGATGGGGACTGGCATTCAGCCCTATGTGCCAAAGTGTGCAGAGTCTTTCTTAAGTGCGACCTGTTTTCATGCCAGCCAGCTTGCCTTACATAAACCCGACTTAACCGGAAAACGGGTTGCCATTATCGGCGGAGGACAAACGGGTGCGGACGTATTCCAGCATGTATTCGATAAAAGCTTTGGTACCCCTGAACAAATCAGCTGGATTTCACGTCGCCCGAATATTGAATCACTGGATGAAGGGTGCTTCACCGACGAATATTTCATGCCGGATTATGTGAACGGTTTCTATCACCTGGATCAGAACCATAAGGATCGTGAAGTATCACGACAAAAGCTTACCAGTGATGGTATCACCACAGATTGCTTACAAGGCATTTATCAACGCCTGTATCACGACAAGTATGTATTGAAAAATCCTCAGTGGTGGACAATTCAGCCACACCGTACGCTGGTAGAAATGGACATGAACCAATCCATCGCGAGTGCCAGCAATAACAGTGGCTACAGGCTACAGCTTACTCATGGCCTAACGGGGGAAAGCTCTCTGGTGGAGGCTGATGTTGTGATCCTCTGTACCGGCTTTAAACGCGCATTGCCAAGATGCCTGGCCAGCCTGTTACCACAAATAGAAACCGACGCCTCAGGGCAAGCGATTTTGTCGGAAGATTTTTGCGCCAACTGGCAAGGTTCCGATAATAATCGTATTTACATGGTTAATGCTGGCACGCGTTCTCACGGCATCGCCGAACCACAACTGAGTCTAGCGGCATGGCGAGCGGCTAAAATTATCAACCATATTTGTGGTGAACAAGTCTATGACATCTCCGAAGACAACCATATTCTGGATTGGGGCATGATGGATAAGGCAATGCATCAAGCAGATAGTGGGCGAATGTCTGCGATTGCTTGA
- a CDS encoding GNAT family N-acetyltransferase, translating into MTEHVLQVHNLSFQAFFNSLLLETHLGKIVRLDSTQEVIIEITGSTSLRLPLRYCSPAGRHRYRNEIWLTNSKENKPIDFANAINLILQHSFDNIDAKRKDRFINRVSESDAYIKRASAFKEQADNTESSNAFVNSEQSLIGGHSMHPAPKSCEPLTEQEQFAYLPEFSQHFAIEWFAVHRSVLAGVNVNGDLETTLWDFFQHQTNDSTLISEDDWLPYPMHPLQAKAWKESEQGLQLAQKVKPLDITSSGWTATSSSRAIYHEQSPWMLKVSFPVKLTNSLRLLTEPEAKRGIQFSKLMQHPAGIELQQRFPESTFIEEPVWCGIKDMQGDCIPLSIVCFRQNPMQVSLEDNPNDLSQESWLLASANQVDNPEKATQTGRWVCAYAEAQQLDLATAAKQWIAMFMNKVMKPICVARSDYGIVLLAHQQNLLLKIKNNQPAGVAIRDCQGMGLTDTALKRFKEVFAHEPASYFMAAQELNPYQAYYVIGNSLLNTLAAIAADCHVEEQALWQVCQYHLAKWRTERPQNDSFYDYLLTSPTLRWKRNFYCFLGDFNESTLPDPAQIYCDIANPLQKQESTSTRVYQELKDGRQCCLEDISQTEEYLAFNLIIDGQEYHSFNATVLPDKSFLLSCEQAPLNELYWWLAIEHCFGRTNAPAITHDLDHNQCAQFNAPLSHGTITYSEFIEHCPLWLRKPQQLEETQQVKASNGCTHPVRPEKPTGVIYQRYFYHLNRTLTLRVIDIERDLDCFHLWHNVPATAQVWELEGSKESHREYLTTLQNDPHQYGVIGEFDGVPFGYFEVYWTPENRLGTHYEYQDFDRGVHILVGNMSFRGSVYFDTWAKAIIQFCFIDDPRTQNIMGEPNAKNHRVITITDRVGMEKQYEFDFPNKRAALLQCKRERFFQLYAI; encoded by the coding sequence ATGACTGAGCATGTATTACAGGTGCATAACCTGAGCTTTCAGGCATTTTTCAATAGCCTGCTTTTGGAAACCCATTTAGGAAAGATTGTGAGGCTGGATAGCACTCAAGAAGTGATTATTGAGATAACAGGATCCACCAGCCTGCGTTTACCTTTGCGTTACTGCTCACCCGCCGGTCGTCATCGTTACCGCAATGAAATATGGCTAACCAATTCTAAGGAAAATAAACCTATTGATTTTGCTAACGCTATCAACCTGATATTGCAGCATAGCTTTGACAATATTGATGCCAAGCGAAAAGACCGATTTATCAATCGCGTCTCAGAATCAGATGCCTATATCAAACGAGCATCAGCCTTTAAGGAACAGGCTGACAATACTGAAAGCTCAAATGCCTTTGTTAATTCCGAGCAATCATTAATCGGTGGTCACAGTATGCACCCGGCACCTAAAAGCTGTGAACCACTCACCGAGCAAGAGCAATTTGCCTACTTGCCGGAATTTTCCCAGCACTTCGCCATTGAATGGTTTGCAGTGCATCGTTCGGTATTGGCTGGCGTTAATGTTAACGGTGATCTGGAAACAACCTTGTGGGACTTCTTCCAACACCAAACCAATGATTCCACGTTAATATCTGAAGATGACTGGCTGCCCTACCCCATGCATCCTTTGCAAGCCAAGGCGTGGAAAGAATCAGAGCAAGGGCTTCAGTTAGCACAAAAAGTAAAGCCATTGGATATCACATCGTCAGGATGGACTGCCACGTCCTCGTCTCGTGCAATTTATCACGAACAAAGCCCCTGGATGCTGAAAGTGTCATTCCCGGTCAAGCTAACCAATTCGCTACGTTTGCTCACTGAACCGGAAGCAAAACGCGGCATTCAGTTTAGCAAGTTGATGCAACATCCTGCCGGTATAGAACTACAGCAACGCTTCCCGGAATCCACCTTCATTGAAGAACCGGTTTGGTGCGGTATTAAAGACATGCAGGGAGACTGTATTCCTTTATCCATTGTGTGTTTTAGACAAAACCCTATGCAGGTTTCCCTAGAAGATAACCCAAACGATTTAAGTCAAGAATCCTGGTTATTGGCATCCGCAAATCAGGTCGATAACCCGGAGAAAGCAACCCAAACCGGGCGTTGGGTTTGCGCCTATGCCGAAGCTCAACAGTTAGATTTGGCAACGGCTGCCAAGCAGTGGATTGCAATGTTCATGAACAAGGTAATGAAGCCGATCTGTGTCGCGCGCAGTGATTACGGCATTGTGTTACTCGCCCACCAGCAAAACTTGCTATTGAAGATCAAAAACAACCAACCTGCTGGCGTTGCTATTCGTGACTGCCAGGGCATGGGACTGACCGACACTGCACTGAAGCGTTTTAAAGAAGTTTTCGCCCATGAGCCCGCCAGCTATTTTATGGCTGCTCAGGAGCTAAACCCATACCAAGCCTATTATGTGATTGGTAATTCACTACTGAATACGCTTGCTGCTATCGCTGCTGATTGCCATGTTGAAGAGCAGGCTCTATGGCAAGTATGCCAATATCACCTTGCAAAATGGCGTACCGAGCGTCCTCAAAATGACTCTTTTTATGATTACCTTCTGACATCACCGACATTACGCTGGAAACGCAATTTTTATTGCTTTTTAGGCGATTTTAACGAAAGTACACTACCGGATCCGGCACAAATTTACTGTGACATTGCAAACCCGCTGCAAAAACAGGAAAGCACCTCGACTCGGGTTTATCAAGAACTTAAAGATGGGCGTCAATGTTGCCTTGAGGATATCAGCCAAACAGAAGAGTATTTGGCCTTTAACCTGATTATTGATGGGCAAGAGTACCACTCATTTAACGCTACAGTCTTGCCGGACAAATCGTTCCTTCTCTCCTGTGAACAAGCGCCCCTGAACGAGTTGTATTGGTGGTTAGCAATTGAGCATTGTTTTGGACGTACAAATGCGCCTGCGATAACTCACGATTTAGATCACAACCAATGCGCTCAATTTAACGCGCCATTGTCACATGGAACCATCACATATTCTGAGTTTATCGAGCATTGCCCTTTGTGGTTACGAAAACCACAGCAACTGGAAGAAACACAGCAAGTTAAGGCAAGTAATGGCTGCACTCATCCTGTTCGTCCAGAGAAACCAACTGGCGTTATTTATCAGCGCTATTTTTATCATCTCAATCGCACACTAACCTTGCGGGTCATTGATATTGAGCGAGATTTGGATTGCTTTCATCTTTGGCACAATGTGCCTGCTACTGCTCAGGTATGGGAGTTAGAAGGTAGTAAGGAAAGCCATCGGGAATATCTCACCACACTGCAAAATGACCCGCATCAATATGGCGTAATTGGCGAATTCGATGGCGTGCCATTTGGTTACTTCGAGGTGTACTGGACACCTGAAAACCGCCTCGGTACACATTATGAGTATCAGGATTTCGATCGTGGTGTTCACATTCTTGTAGGCAACATGTCCTTTAGAGGCAGTGTCTATTTCGATACCTGGGCAAAAGCCATCATTCAATTCTGTTTTATTGATGACCCAAGAACTCAAAACATAATGGGCGAGCCCAACGCCAAAAATCATCGTGTGATCACCATTACCGACCGAGTCGGTATGGAAAAACAGTACGAGTTTGATTTCCCCAATAAACGCGCCGCTCTGCTGCAATGCAAGCGCGAACGATTCTTCCAACTTTATGCAATTTAG
- a CDS encoding ABC transporter substrate-binding protein — protein MKTIAAQNEKVCLSTCVTYSTPAKRVVALNWSATEMLLSLGITPIGVAQGNGYRKWQSNHPELPDTVAEVGRRQEPDLVTIAQLKPDLIIGYDFRHARLHSALSKIAPTLLYQQFPRPEQTNFRYYDAIPHIFISIAQVTGTQEQAKNKLESMKQQLAQWRSDIAAAELGNHPVTYGKFVGMGYGLRVFGQQSLAGSIAKELGLNYQWHSVLPGKDFTHLQLEQMGEFSNTHLILADNQTNNERMIASPVWSQLAFVKNHQISETPALWSFGGPDSVMRMAQAFTESLLEWKAALERKEKAL, from the coding sequence ATGAAGACCATTGCTGCTCAGAATGAAAAGGTATGCCTATCAACCTGCGTCACTTATTCAACGCCAGCAAAACGCGTGGTCGCGTTGAACTGGTCGGCAACCGAAATGCTGTTATCTCTAGGCATCACGCCTATAGGTGTGGCACAAGGCAATGGCTATCGCAAATGGCAATCCAACCACCCTGAATTACCAGACACGGTAGCAGAAGTGGGACGACGTCAAGAGCCGGATCTGGTCACTATTGCGCAACTTAAGCCAGATTTAATTATCGGCTACGACTTTCGCCATGCGCGCTTGCACTCAGCCTTAAGCAAGATCGCACCAACGCTGTTATATCAACAATTTCCCCGCCCGGAACAAACGAACTTTCGATATTACGATGCCATTCCTCATATTTTCATCAGTATTGCGCAAGTTACGGGCACTCAAGAGCAAGCCAAAAACAAGCTGGAATCAATGAAACAGCAGCTTGCTCAGTGGAGAAGCGATATCGCTGCTGCGGAACTTGGCAATCATCCTGTCACCTATGGCAAGTTTGTCGGTATGGGCTATGGCTTGCGCGTATTTGGTCAACAAAGCCTGGCAGGCAGCATCGCTAAAGAGCTGGGTTTGAATTATCAGTGGCACTCTGTGTTGCCGGGAAAAGACTTCACACATTTACAGTTAGAGCAAATGGGGGAATTCTCAAACACTCATCTCATTCTAGCCGACAACCAAACCAATAATGAGCGCATGATTGCCTCCCCGGTTTGGTCTCAGCTAGCTTTTGTAAAAAATCATCAGATCTCAGAAACGCCAGCACTATGGAGCTTTGGCGGCCCGGATTCGGTCATGCGCATGGCGCAAGCGTTTACGGAATCGCTTTTAGAATGGAAGGCTGCTCTGGAGAGAAAGGAGAAAGCACTATGA
- a CDS encoding multidrug effflux MFS transporter, with the protein MTNQQQRAPLPLGEFVVLMALLSSLAAFSIDAILPALPSVGASLNVTNPNDVQLIVSMVMLGMGIGQLFWGPLCDSKGRKPTLYLGILVFLLGSVLCMTADNLLWMLIGRLTQGFGIGATRVVSSALVRDTFSGRHMSRVMSFVMMVFIIIPMIAPLVGQFIISLSSWQMVFVVIGVMALLTTGWFAIRQPETLLAEKRKPFTFKAVGQAFHEVLTHKVVIAYTLGQGCVFGAFLAYLVASQAIFEQTFNVANEFPMYFAMMAFSFGIGAFLNSRLVIKYGMRKMVYYSLPIYIGLASVLFVVCLFNEGKPALWLFMMLSLPMFFTINIMFTNFNSMAMHLLGHIAGVGAAVVGSLSTMVAVLCSVVVGQRFDGTLTIFFVSYITLGLLTVALTLFAHKACPNLDD; encoded by the coding sequence ATGACAAATCAGCAGCAACGTGCGCCCTTGCCACTCGGAGAGTTTGTGGTATTGATGGCGTTGCTTTCCTCTTTGGCGGCCTTTTCCATCGACGCCATATTGCCCGCACTTCCCAGCGTAGGTGCCAGCCTTAATGTGACCAACCCTAACGATGTACAACTCATCGTCTCCATGGTGATGTTAGGCATGGGGATTGGGCAATTATTCTGGGGGCCTCTGTGCGACTCCAAAGGCAGAAAACCCACATTATATCTGGGAATATTGGTATTTTTGCTAGGCTCTGTACTCTGCATGACTGCCGACAATCTGCTTTGGATGCTTATTGGCAGGCTCACTCAAGGCTTTGGCATTGGCGCGACTCGCGTAGTCTCGTCGGCACTTGTTCGCGATACGTTTAGTGGACGACATATGTCACGCGTCATGTCGTTTGTCATGATGGTGTTTATCATCATCCCTATGATTGCTCCGCTTGTCGGGCAATTCATTATCAGTCTGTCATCATGGCAAATGGTATTTGTGGTAATTGGCGTCATGGCGCTGCTTACCACTGGCTGGTTTGCTATTCGACAACCCGAAACATTACTCGCAGAGAAACGTAAGCCCTTTACTTTTAAAGCCGTTGGGCAAGCATTTCATGAAGTGCTGACCCATAAAGTCGTTATTGCCTACACGTTAGGGCAAGGCTGTGTGTTTGGAGCCTTTTTGGCATATCTGGTGGCTTCTCAGGCAATCTTTGAGCAGACATTCAATGTCGCCAATGAGTTTCCCATGTACTTTGCCATGATGGCATTTTCTTTTGGTATAGGTGCTTTTCTTAACAGCCGCTTGGTTATCAAATATGGTATGCGCAAAATGGTGTATTACTCACTCCCCATCTACATTGGTTTGGCAAGTGTTTTATTTGTGGTTTGCCTATTTAATGAAGGCAAGCCGGCCCTTTGGCTATTCATGATGCTGTCCCTGCCGATGTTCTTCACCATTAATATTATGTTTACCAACTTTAACTCGATGGCAATGCATTTGTTGGGACATATCGCAGGTGTAGGAGCCGCTGTAGTAGGTAGTTTATCGACAATGGTAGCCGTGCTTTGCTCTGTGGTGGTTGGACAACGCTTTGATGGCACCTTAACTATCTTTTTTGTCAGCTATATCACCTTGGGTTTACTGACAGTAGCTCTGACCTTATTTGCTCACAAAGCGTGTCCGAATCTGGATGATTGA
- a CDS encoding nitroreductase family protein yields MTELLNFLTERVSYHVHELTQPAPDQAQLQQILRAAMATPDHGNLTPWHFVIIDNERIAEFVEYLRQAWLDSEEEVDPQQAKRLANYLEQAPCMVLVSAEIQAHQAVSEQDQLFSAVASCQNILLAADAIGFGGIWYSTDAVELPNVRHILGLQAHHQPVGFLVLGTPENKRSKKRKSPEQFTYQWLGSNQLAPWSEASTSTSFNNLQSIEKTS; encoded by the coding sequence ATGACAGAATTGCTTAACTTTTTAACTGAACGTGTCTCTTATCACGTTCATGAATTAACTCAACCTGCACCTGACCAAGCTCAGTTGCAACAGATTCTGCGTGCTGCCATGGCAACCCCGGATCACGGTAATTTAACGCCTTGGCATTTTGTCATCATCGACAATGAGCGCATCGCGGAATTTGTTGAATACTTGCGCCAAGCTTGGTTAGACAGTGAAGAAGAAGTCGACCCGCAACAAGCGAAACGATTAGCTAATTATCTGGAACAAGCACCTTGCATGGTGCTGGTCTCCGCCGAAATTCAAGCACATCAGGCTGTGTCGGAACAAGATCAGCTCTTTTCCGCCGTAGCCAGTTGTCAGAATATTCTTCTGGCGGCTGATGCTATTGGCTTTGGTGGCATCTGGTACAGCACAGATGCGGTTGAGCTACCTAATGTGCGTCACATTCTTGGTTTGCAAGCACATCATCAACCCGTGGGCTTTTTGGTGCTAGGCACGCCCGAGAACAAACGTAGCAAAAAGCGTAAATCACCAGAGCAATTCACTTATCAATGGCTGGGTAGTAACCAGCTAGCGCCTTGGTCAGAAGCATCAACATCCACCTCGTTCAACAACCTCCAATCTATAGAGAAAACATCATGA
- a CDS encoding ABC transporter ATP-binding protein: protein MIHFEDINLNIGKAHILRSVSGQIPKGKITALIGPNGSGKSTLLSVLSGHRTPDTGSCMLHANNSIKDYAYLTPAQMAKTIALLPQRNPLPASLTVSDLVAFGRHPHRPWYRNLSDTDKKLIDWAMRETGIWEYQARPLTQLSGGELQRCWLAMVLAQDTQVLMLDEPTSWLDIAHQISLLHIIRRLNEEHNKTIVWVLHDLNQAQQFSDHAILLNHGKVVAQGHCHQVITPELISEVYETRVKSHPVANSNILWPEYGYKS from the coding sequence TTGATTCACTTTGAAGACATTAACCTGAACATTGGCAAAGCGCATATATTGCGCTCTGTCAGTGGGCAAATACCAAAGGGCAAAATCACGGCCCTGATTGGCCCCAATGGTTCAGGAAAAAGCACCTTGTTGTCAGTGCTCAGTGGTCATCGCACACCTGACACTGGCAGTTGTATGTTGCATGCCAATAACAGCATTAAGGATTACGCTTACTTAACCCCAGCACAAATGGCAAAAACCATCGCGTTATTGCCACAACGCAATCCGTTGCCTGCAAGCCTGACGGTGTCGGATCTGGTAGCCTTTGGCCGCCATCCGCACCGCCCTTGGTATCGCAACCTTAGCGACACAGATAAAAAACTCATTGACTGGGCGATGCGTGAAACCGGTATTTGGGAATATCAGGCTCGTCCTTTGACTCAGCTTTCTGGCGGTGAATTACAGCGTTGCTGGTTGGCGATGGTATTAGCTCAGGATACACAGGTATTAATGCTGGACGAACCGACTTCATGGTTGGATATCGCCCATCAAATCAGCCTGTTACATATCATTCGTCGCCTAAACGAAGAACACAATAAAACCATCGTATGGGTGCTGCATGACTTAAACCAGGCTCAACAATTTAGCGACCATGCCATTTTACTCAATCATGGCAAAGTGGTGGCTCAAGGCCACTGCCACCAGGTTATCACCCCGGAATTAATTTCAGAAGTGTACGAAACCCGCGTTAAATCTCATCCGGTCGCTAACAGCAATATTTTATGGCCAGAATACGGGTACAAGTCATGA
- the nhaD gene encoding sodium:proton antiporter NhaD, producing MHDLMMPAFLPGLLIALAFIALAGVVFEEVIHLNKAKTTLFLGTLGWMLMFALSQGETHERILEALQENIGDIAGLWLFLMAAMTFVVYLNKKGMIEKIIYWLLPANISERALLFITGGFAFVFSSLADNITATLVSIALVLSLNLPIRNTLRFATLVVFAVNSGGVALITGDVTTLMIFLAGKVSITDLLMLSVPSLIAVIVLAILLSIPLKGKVAIETREIDVRPVDRVIALVFFLTIVSTIAGNVLFGIPPVLSFLFGLSLMFLLAHFFNEDIENDPVLDYIRHIEFDTLLFFLGILLLVGMLKEVHALDALLNMYQFMPTAVANYSMGLLSAAIDNVPLTAALLKSGVNMPLADWMCLTYAVGVGGSLLIIGSAAGIVAMSKVKELTMAAYFRLIIPLMIAYSIGYGCVFALGHYVIK from the coding sequence ATGCACGATCTGATGATGCCCGCATTTCTACCGGGTTTACTTATTGCACTTGCTTTTATTGCTTTGGCAGGCGTGGTGTTTGAAGAAGTTATTCACCTGAACAAAGCTAAAACAACGCTATTTCTGGGTACTTTGGGTTGGATGTTGATGTTTGCCTTGAGCCAGGGCGAAACCCATGAACGTATTTTGGAAGCTTTGCAGGAAAACATTGGTGATATCGCCGGGTTGTGGCTATTCCTCATGGCGGCCATGACCTTCGTTGTTTACCTCAACAAGAAGGGCATGATTGAGAAGATTATCTACTGGTTGCTACCTGCCAATATTAGTGAGCGCGCCTTGCTATTTATCACAGGAGGCTTTGCTTTTGTCTTTTCTTCTTTGGCAGATAACATTACCGCAACACTAGTGTCTATTGCATTGGTGTTGTCTTTGAATCTGCCTATTCGAAATACACTCAGGTTCGCTACTTTGGTGGTGTTCGCAGTGAACTCAGGTGGCGTCGCCTTGATTACCGGGGATGTGACAACCTTGATGATCTTCCTGGCGGGTAAGGTCAGCATTACCGACTTATTGATGTTATCCGTGCCCTCATTAATTGCCGTTATTGTGTTGGCGATATTGTTGTCGATTCCACTAAAAGGCAAGGTGGCGATAGAGACCCGAGAAATTGACGTTCGCCCCGTTGATAGAGTCATTGCGCTGGTTTTCTTCCTGACCATCGTTAGCACTATCGCTGGTAACGTGTTGTTTGGTATTCCACCGGTATTAAGCTTTTTATTTGGCTTGTCTCTGATGTTCTTGCTGGCGCACTTTTTCAATGAAGATATTGAGAACGATCCGGTACTGGATTATATCCGCCACATCGAATTTGATACCTTGCTCTTCTTCCTGGGCATATTGCTTCTGGTTGGCATGTTAAAAGAAGTTCATGCGCTGGATGCTTTATTGAATATGTACCAGTTTATGCCAACAGCGGTAGCGAACTACAGTATGGGGCTTTTATCCGCTGCGATTGATAACGTTCCTCTAACAGCTGCCTTGCTAAAATCTGGTGTGAATATGCCATTGGCTGACTGGATGTGCTTAACCTATGCGGTTGGGGTAGGTGGCTCGTTGCTGATTATTGGTTCAGCCGCGGGTATTGTAGCGATGAGTAAAGTGAAAGAGCTTACGATGGCTGCTTATTTCCGCCTTATTATTCCTTTAATGATTGCCTATAGCATTGGTTACGGGTGCGTCTTTGCGTTGGGGCATTATGTTATTAAATAG